One region of Flavobacterium pisciphilum genomic DNA includes:
- the rpsN gene encoding 30S ribosomal protein S14, which translates to MAKESMKAREVKREKTVAKYAEKRKALKEAGDFEGLQKLPKNASPVRLHNRCKLTGRPRGYIRQFGISRVTFREMANNGLIPGVKKASW; encoded by the coding sequence ATGGCTAAAGAATCAATGAAAGCCCGCGAGGTTAAGAGAGAAAAAACGGTAGCGAAGTATGCTGAGAAAAGAAAAGCTTTGAAGGAAGCTGGAGATTTTGAAGGATTACAAAAATTACCTAAAAATGCTTCACCAGTTCGTTTGCACAATCGTTGTAAATTAACAGGTAGACCAAGAGGGTATATCCGTCAATTCGGTATTTCACGTGTAACTTTCCGTGAAATGGCTAACAATGGATTAATTCCAGGTGTAAAAAAAGCCAGCTGGTAA
- the rplE gene encoding 50S ribosomal protein L5, translating to MAYTPRLKEEYKSRVISALKEEFGYTNVMQVPKLEKIVLSRGVGAAVSDKKLIDYAVDELTKITGQKAVSTISKKDVASFKLRKGMPIGAKVTLRGERMYEFLDRLITSALPRVRDFSGIKATGFDGRGNYNLGVLEQIIFPEIDIDKVNKISGMDITFVTTAQTDKEAKSLLAELGLPFKKN from the coding sequence ATGGCATATACACCTAGACTAAAAGAAGAATATAAGAGTAGAGTAATCTCTGCTCTTAAAGAGGAATTCGGATATACAAACGTAATGCAAGTTCCAAAATTGGAAAAAATCGTTTTGAGCCGTGGAGTTGGTGCAGCTGTATCTGATAAAAAACTTATTGACTATGCAGTTGATGAGTTAACAAAGATCACTGGACAAAAAGCAGTATCTACTATTTCAAAGAAAGACGTTGCGTCATTCAAATTGAGAAAAGGGATGCCTATTGGAGCAAAAGTTACTTTACGTGGAGAAAGAATGTATGAGTTTTTAGATAGACTTATTACTTCAGCTTTACCACGTGTAAGAGACTTTAGTGGTATTAAAGCTACTGGATTTGATGGTAGAGGTAATTATAACCTTGGAGTTTTAGAGCAAATCATTTTCCCAGAAATTGATATTGATAAAGTAAACAAAATTTCAGGAATGGATATTACTTTTGTTACTACTGCTCAAACGGACAAAGAAGCAAAGTCATTATTGGCTGAATTAGGTTTACCTTTTAAAAAGAATTAA
- the rplX gene encoding 50S ribosomal protein L24 → MIKLKIKSGDIVRVIAGDHKGSEGKVLRVYREKNKAIVEGVNMVSKHTKPSAKNPQGGIVKKEASIQISNISLIDPKTKEATRVGIRVEGDKKVRFSKKSNQVL, encoded by the coding sequence ATGATAAAGCTAAAAATAAAATCAGGAGATATCGTAAGAGTAATTGCTGGAGACCATAAAGGTTCAGAAGGTAAAGTTTTACGTGTTTACCGTGAGAAAAATAAAGCGATAGTTGAAGGTGTAAACATGGTTTCGAAACATACAAAACCAAGTGCTAAAAACCCTCAAGGTGGTATCGTTAAGAAAGAAGCTTCTATACAAATATCTAACATTTCACTAATTGATCCTAAAACTAAGGAAGCAACTAGAGTTGGTATTAGAGTAGAAGGAGATAAGAAAGTAAGATTTTCAAAAAAATCTAATCAAGTACTATAG
- the rplN gene encoding 50S ribosomal protein L14, whose amino-acid sequence MVQQESRLKVADNTGAKEVLTIRVLGGTKRRYASVGDKIVVSIKDATPNGNVKKGAVSTAVVVRTKKEVRRADGSYIRFDDNACVLLNAAGEMRGTRVFGPVARELREKQFMKIVSLAPEVL is encoded by the coding sequence ATGGTACAACAAGAATCAAGACTAAAAGTAGCAGATAACACGGGAGCAAAAGAAGTTTTAACTATCCGTGTTTTAGGAGGTACCAAAAGAAGGTATGCCTCTGTTGGTGACAAGATTGTAGTTTCTATCAAAGATGCAACTCCAAACGGAAACGTTAAAAAAGGAGCTGTTTCAACTGCAGTTGTTGTACGTACCAAAAAAGAAGTGAGAAGAGCTGATGGTTCTTATATCCGTTTCGATGACAATGCATGTGTTCTTTTGAATGCTGCAGGAGAAATGAGAGGAACTCGTGTTTTTGGTCCGGTAGCAAGAGAACTTCGTGAAAAACAATTCATGAAAATTGTATCATTAGCACCAGAAGTGCTTTAA
- the rpsQ gene encoding 30S ribosomal protein S17, with amino-acid sequence MEEKRNLRKERIGVVTSNKMDKSIVIAEVRKVKHPLYGKFVLKTKKYVAHDETNDCNIGDTVRISETRPLSKSKCWRLVEILERAK; translated from the coding sequence ATGGAAGAAAAAAGAAATTTAAGAAAAGAAAGAATTGGTGTTGTTACTTCAAATAAAATGGACAAGTCTATTGTTATTGCTGAAGTAAGAAAAGTAAAACACCCATTATACGGTAAGTTCGTGTTGAAAACAAAGAAATATGTTGCACACGACGAAACAAACGACTGTAACATTGGAGATACTGTAAGAATTAGCGAAACGCGTCCTTTAAGTAAATCAAAATGTTGGAGATTAGTTGAAATCTTAGAAAGAGCTAAATAA
- the rpmC gene encoding 50S ribosomal protein L29: MKQSEIKDLSAAELQEKLSQTKKIYADLKMAHAISPIENPLQIRSVRRTVARLATELTKRELQ, from the coding sequence ATGAAACAATCAGAAATAAAAGATCTTTCTGCAGCGGAGTTGCAAGAAAAACTTAGTCAAACTAAGAAGATATATGCTGACCTAAAAATGGCCCACGCTATTTCTCCAATTGAGAACCCACTTCAAATTAGAAGTGTAAGAAGAACAGTTGCAAGATTGGCTACAGAGTTAACTAAAAGAGAGTTACAATAA
- the rplP gene encoding 50S ribosomal protein L16, producing the protein MLQPKRTKYRKVQKGKMKGNSQRGHELSNGMFGIKSVHEDGMFLTSRQIEAARIAATRFMKREGQLWIKIFPDKPITKKPLEVRMGKGKGAVEYWAAVVKPGRIMFEVGGVPLSVAKEALRLAAQKLPVKTKFVVARDFEA; encoded by the coding sequence ATGTTACAGCCTAAAAGAACAAAATACCGTAAGGTACAAAAAGGTAAAATGAAAGGTAACTCTCAAAGAGGGCATGAACTTTCTAATGGAATGTTTGGTATTAAATCTGTACATGAAGATGGAATGTTCTTAACTTCTCGTCAAATCGAAGCTGCGCGTATTGCTGCAACTCGTTTCATGAAGAGAGAAGGACAATTATGGATCAAAATATTTCCAGACAAACCAATCACTAAGAAACCTCTTGAAGTACGTATGGGTAAAGGTAAAGGTGCAGTAGAATATTGGGCTGCAGTTGTTAAACCCGGAAGAATAATGTTTGAAGTTGGAGGAGTTCCATTGTCAGTTGCAAAAGAGGCTTTACGTCTTGCAGCACAAAAACTTCCAGTAAAAACTAAGTTCGTTGTTGCTAGAGATTTCGAAGCATAA
- the rpsC gene encoding 30S ribosomal protein S3 has translation MGQKTNPIGNRLGIIRGWDSNWYGGNDYGDKLAEDHKIRKYIHARLSKASVSKVIIERTLKLVTVTITTARPGIIIGKGGQEVDKLKEELKKITDKEVQINIFEIKRPELDAYLVATSIARQIESRISYRRAIKMAIAASMRMNAEGIKVLISGRLNGAEMARSEGFKEGRIPLSTFRADIDYALAEAHTTYGRMGIKVWIMKGEVYGKRDLSPLAGMDKKQAGGGKGGDAPRGKSNFNKGSKPDARKRK, from the coding sequence ATGGGACAAAAGACAAATCCAATTGGAAATAGACTTGGTATCATCAGAGGGTGGGACTCAAACTGGTATGGTGGAAATGATTACGGTGATAAACTTGCCGAAGATCACAAAATCAGAAAGTATATCCACGCTCGTTTATCAAAAGCTAGTGTATCAAAAGTAATCATCGAGAGAACTTTAAAACTTGTAACCGTTACTATCACTACTGCTAGACCTGGTATCATTATCGGAAAAGGTGGACAAGAGGTAGACAAGTTAAAAGAAGAACTTAAGAAAATTACAGACAAAGAGGTTCAAATTAACATATTTGAAATTAAAAGACCTGAATTAGATGCTTATCTTGTGGCGACAAGCATCGCACGTCAAATAGAAAGTCGTATTTCTTACAGACGTGCAATCAAAATGGCTATTGCTGCTTCTATGCGTATGAACGCTGAAGGTATCAAAGTTTTGATTTCAGGACGTTTGAATGGAGCTGAAATGGCACGTTCAGAAGGTTTCAAAGAAGGTAGAATTCCTCTATCAACTTTCAGAGCTGATATTGATTATGCACTTGCAGAAGCTCATACTACTTACGGTAGAATGGGAATCAAAGTGTGGATCATGAAAGGTGAAGTTTATGGAAAGAGAGATCTTTCTCCGCTTGCTGGAATGGATAAAAAACAAGCTGGTGGTGGAAAAGGTGGAGATGCTCCTCGTGGCAAATCTAACTTTAATAAAGGTTCAAAACCAGACGCTCGTAAAAGAAAGTAA
- the rplV gene encoding 50S ribosomal protein L22 has product MGVRKRETADARKEANKSIAFAKLNNCPTSPRKMRLVADLVRGQKVERALNILRFSSKEASRKLEKLLLSAINNWEQKNSEGNLEEAGLFVKEIRVDGGMMLKRLRPAPQGRAHRIRKRSNHVTIVLGAINNTQSNS; this is encoded by the coding sequence ATGGGAGTTCGTAAAAGAGAAACAGCAGATGCGAGAAAAGAGGCTAATAAGTCTATTGCTTTCGCAAAATTGAATAACTGCCCTACTTCACCTAGAAAAATGCGCTTAGTAGCGGACTTGGTAAGAGGTCAGAAGGTAGAAAGAGCACTTAACATCTTAAGATTCAGTTCTAAAGAAGCTTCAAGAAAATTAGAAAAACTATTATTATCTGCAATCAACAACTGGGAGCAAAAAAATAGTGAAGGTAATTTAGAAGAAGCTGGATTATTTGTTAAAGAGATCAGAGTAGATGGTGGAATGATGTTGAAAAGACTTCGTCCAGCACCTCAAGGTCGCGCACACAGAATAAGAAAACGTTCTAATCACGTAACAATCGTGCTTGGGGCTATCAATAACACACAAAGCAATTCTTAA
- the rpsS gene encoding 30S ribosomal protein S19 — protein sequence MARSLKKGPFVHYKLDKKVQENIESGKNGVVKTWSRASMITPDFVGQTIAVHNGRQFVPVYVTENMVGHKLGEFSPTRSFRGHAGAKNKGKK from the coding sequence ATGGCACGTTCATTAAAAAAAGGACCTTTCGTTCATTATAAGTTAGACAAGAAAGTTCAAGAAAACATTGAAAGCGGTAAAAATGGAGTAGTAAAGACTTGGTCTAGAGCTTCTATGATTACTCCAGACTTTGTTGGACAGACTATCGCAGTTCATAACGGTCGTCAATTTGTACCAGTTTACGTAACAGAAAACATGGTAGGTCACAAATTAGGAGAATTTTCACCAACTAGATCTTTTAGAGGTCATGCTGGAGCAAAAAATAAAGGTAAAAAATAA